From Stegostoma tigrinum isolate sSteTig4 chromosome X, sSteTig4.hap1, whole genome shotgun sequence, a single genomic window includes:
- the LOC132207514 gene encoding probable G-protein coupled receptor 139, protein MKKRGMKSVTECPPEQDGRHNSREMSSYVGLILSSHQEEDIILRKAMSAPGGKVRICENTSSKIVMRHYEQHKVIDLSSQKMYRPIQLVRNIFYVAIAVIGLPVNSLALVILLRGKCGISSCTACYLVAMATADLLYVILEVTLYRINEYYFPVNFLDMTAVCKITSVLRRATADCSVWFTVTFTFDRFVAICCQKLKMKYCTKKIATAVLSTTGILTCFKNIPTYFRFESYQIFNNVEWLCVNNEAYYDDPIWIGFKRFEKILTPMLPFALILLINALTVRQILVASQARKRLQDQSKGQNSSDPEMESRRKSIILLFTISSGFILLWLCYLFVYFNTFDPLFDKNSKSIFQCVAYMLRDINCCTNTFIYVATLSKFREKFTSTLMLPFKQTIHCKHQ, encoded by the exons ATGAAGAAACGAGGAATGAAAAGCGTCACAGAGTGTCCTCCGGAGCAGGATGGGAGGCACAATTCACGGGAAATGTCCTCCTACGTTGGTCTGATTCTTTCCTCACATCAGGAAGAGGATATTATTCTTAGAAAAGCAATGTCTGCGCCTGGTGGAAAAGTGCGAATTTGTGAGAATACTTCAAGTAAGATTGTCATG AGACATTACGAGCAACACAAAGTGATTGATCTTTCCAGTCAGAAAATGTATCGACCAATTCAGTTGGTGAGGAATATATTCTATGTTGCAATTGCTGTAATCGGTTTGCCTG TGAATTCACTGGCACTTGTGATTTTATTGAGAGGAAAATGTGGAATTTCCTCATGCACCGCTTGTTACCTCGTTGCCATGGCAACAGCGGATCTACTGTATGTTATCCTTGAGGTCACACTCTACCGGATCAATGAATATTATTTCCCTGTCAATTTCTTGGATATGACCGCTGTCTGTAAAATTACCTCTGTGCTGCGCCGCGCTACCGCTgattgttctgtctggttcaccgtcacttttacttttgatcgatttgttgccatttgttgccagaagttgaaaatgaaatattgcaccaagaaAATTGCAACAGCAGTTCTATCAACAACAGGCATTCTGACCTGTTTCAAAAACATTCCCACCTACTTCCGGTTTGAATCTTACCAAATCTTTAACAATGTCGAGTGGCTCTGCGTGAACAATGAAGCATATTATGACGATCCCATATGGATAGGATTCAAACGCTTTGAAAAGATCTTAACTCCAATGCTCCCATTTGCTTTAATTCTTTTGATAAACGCTTTGACAGTCAGGCAAATTTTAGTGGCCAGTCAGGCTCGTAAGAGACTGCAGGATCAGAGCAAAGGACAGAATTCTTctgacccagagatggagagcagaagaAAGTCTATTATTTTACTCTTCACAATATCCAGTGGTTTCATCCTGCTGTGGCTGTGCTACCTTTTTGTATATTTTAATACATTCGATCCATTGTTCGATAAAAATTCTAAGTCTATATTCCAATGTGTTGCATATATGCTCCGTGATATAAactgctgcacaaacacatttatttatgtaGCAACTCTCTCCAAGTTCAGAGAGAAGTTCACAAGCACGCTCATGTTACCTTTTAAGCAAACAATTCACTGTAAGCATCAATAA